The Sphaeramia orbicularis chromosome 18, fSphaOr1.1, whole genome shotgun sequence genome contains a region encoding:
- the mfsd8 gene encoding major facilitator superfamily domain-containing protein 8 translates to MSGLDEADDTTPLLRDDSSSDDSQNEGYRSRWRSIRVMYFTMFLSSVGFTIVITSLWPYLQKIDDDANASFLGWVVAAYSLGQMIASPIFGLWSNRRPRREPLACSIFINVSANIYYAYAYLPKSQNKYHMLMSRAFVGFGAGNVAVVRSYVAGATSLKERTGAMANMSACQALGFILGPALGACLSFIGEHGVTVNVIDLQLNMYTAPALLAAAFGVINILLVVLVLREHRVDDHGRCIQPINYISEDSVDVSEEMEEPIDQAAVVTSNILFFIVMFIFAVFETIATPLSMDMFAWTRKEAVLYNGIIICGIGFESILVFLVVKVASQRVGDRPVLLAGLAIIFCGFFILLPWGNHYPKIQWADLKNNTLVNQRLDGAMTANSSVEPTGCPYEQTWCQYTPAIHLAQYITSDILIGVGYPACNVMSYTLYSKILGSKPQGVYMGWLTASGSGARTLGPVFVSQVYTILGPRWAFSLICGMVVGAIILLSSVYHRLIAFSVRVGRIVD, encoded by the exons ATGTCTGGACTCGATGAAGCGGATGATACCACCCCATTGCTGAGGGATGATTCAAGCAG TGATGACTCTCAAAATGAAGGTTACAGGAGTCGGTGGAGGTCTATTCGAGTCATGTACTTCACCATGTTCCTCAGCAGTGTGG GTTTTACTATTGTCATAACATCACTATGGCCCTATTTACAAAAG ATTGATGATGACGCCAATGCCAGCTTCCTGGGGTGGGTAGTGGCGGCCTACAGCCTCGGTCAAATGATCGCCTCGCCCATTTTTGGCCTGTGGTCCAATCGCCGGCCACGCAGGGAGCCGCTGGCGTGCTCCATCTTCATCAATGTGTCCGCCAATATCTACTACGCTTATGCTTACCTGCCTAAATCTCAAAACAAGTACCACATGCTCATGTCCAGAGCCTTTGTGGGTTTCGGAGCAG GGAATGTTGCTGTGGTAAGGTCCTATGTTGCTGGAGCGACATCGCTAAAGGAAAGGACTGGTGCTATGGCGAACATGAGTGCCTGTCAGGCCCTGGGCTTCATCCTGGGACCAg CTCTGGGGGCGTGTCTGTCATTCATTGGTGAACACGGAGTCACAGTGAACGTCATAGACCTGCAGCTCAACATGTACACTGCTCCGGCTTTACTGGCTGCAGCGTTTGGCGTCATCAACATCCTGCTGGTTGTCTTGGTCCTGAG AGAGCATCGTGTTGATGATCATGGAAGATGCATTCAACCCATCAACTATATATCTGAAG ATAGTGTTGATGTTAGTGAAGAAATGGAGGAACCCATCGACCAGGCTGCAGTTGTGACATCCAACATCCTCTTCTTCATCGTCATGTTCATCTTTGCCGTCTTCGAGAC GATCGCCACTCCTCTGTCCATGGACATGTTCGCCTGGACGAGGAAAGAAGCAGTTTTATACAATGGAATCATCATCTGCGGTATCGGATTTGAGTCCATCCTGGTGTTCCTGGTTGTAAAAGTGGCCTCTCAAAG GGTTGGGGATCGTCCTGTGTTGCTAGCAGGCCTGGCTATCATATTCTGTGGCTTCTTTATTCTTCTTCCATGGGGAAACCATTACCCCAAAATCCAATGGGCAG ACCTTAAAAACAACACCCTGGTCAATCAAAGGTTAGATGGCGCCATGACCGCTAACAGCTCTGTGGAGCCAACAGGATGCCCGTACGAACAGACCTGGTGCCAGTACACCCCCGCCATCCACCTGGCCCAATACATCACATCTGACATCCTCATCGGGGTGGGATACCCAGCATGCAACGTCATGTCCTACACACTGTATTCCAAAATCCTTGGATCCAAACCCCAG GGTGTGTACATGGGCTGGCTGACCGCTTCAGGCAGCGGGGCCCGGACTTTGGGCCCGGTCTTTGTCTCCCAGGTCTATACGATCCTGGGACCCCGCTGGGCCTTCAGCCTGATCTGTGGAATGGTGGTCGGAGCCATCATCCTCCTCAGCTCCGTCTACCACAGACTCATCGCTTTTTCCGTACGAGTTGGAAGGATAGTAGACTAA
- the LOC115438209 gene encoding butyrophilin subfamily 2 member A2-like, with product MDPHLFLLWVMAAPFTSVSRAAPVSDRFVVQVKSSVSVRSNHSTTLPCWLSPSQSAENLEVRWFRKNFDTPVMLYRAKTMVEDSQDASYVGRVSFGLKDAGSGGLKDGDVSLKLVNVTLADAGDYTCYVSSDEGYDSEIVQLIVTQSGASPLLSVTRDQDDLVSVSCESKGWYPEPQLKWSDQKQDLTPKGLKSTKEASGLVSVHSWIQVSRSSTVSCSVGLAGEEAVEGRLRLENFSPNQGSSAAGWVLFALLLIAVILGVLFFKYKDLILRNKSKSTSHNAEDSEKLLPHAFAEANECYVNVRLEDTKNEFLTFRGNKLRDSKDPGGQHVTCTTAVRGTSGFSSGKHYWEVSLCIGGNQTAENQIGPKQSWWVGVTNQSPIPADCDFPPTAGNGFWFLSSSPNKPGTLQFSTNPAVSVQVQSSPKTLGVFLNYDNGELSFYDVEKKTLIGTLTAQFTHEVFPLFNPGKGDKAPMEVIHRKTDDEPEPTANSAPQPTE from the exons ATGG ATCCACACCTGTTCCTTCTGTGGGTTATGGCAGCTCCTTTTACCTCTGTGTCCCGAGCTGCACcgg tctcgGACAGATTTGTGGTTCAGGTCAAATCGTCGGTCTCAGTGCGTAGTAACCACTCGACAACACTACCATGCTGGCTCAGTCCATCCCAGAGCGCAGAAAACCTGGAGGTCCGCTGGTTCCGTAAGAATTTCGACACCCCCGTCATGCTGTACCGGGCCAAAACCATGGTGGAAGACTCCCAGGATGCGTCGTACGTTGGCCGGGTCTCCTTTGGCTTAAAGGATGCAGGGTCTGGTGGGTTAAAGGACGGGGATGTGAGCCTGAAGCTGGTCAACGTTACGCTGGCGGATGCAGGAGATTACACCTGTTACGTCAGCAGCGATGAGGGTTACGACAGTGAGATCGTGCAGCTGATCGTGACTC AATCTGGAGCTTCGCCTTTGCTCTCAGTCACACGTGACCAAGACGACCTGGTGAGTGTGAGCTGCGAGTCCAAGGGCTGGTATCCAGAGCCTCAGCTGAAGTGGTCCGATCAGAAGCAGGATCTGACGCCTAAAGGTCTGAAGTCCACAAAAGAAGCCTCCGGTCTGGTGTCGGTCCACAGCTGGATCCAGGTCTCCAGATCGTCCACTGTGTCCTGCTCAGTGGGTCTGGCTGGTGAAGAGGCCGTAGAGGGAAGGCTGCGCTTGGAGAACTTCAGTCCTAACCAAG GATCCTCAGCGGCTGGATGGGTGCTGTTCGCTCTACTTCTGATAGCGGTCATTCTCGGAGTCCTGTTCTTCAAATATAAAG ATCTCATTTTAAGAAACAAATCCAAATCGACGAGTCACAATGCTGAAG ATAGTGAGAAGCTTCTTCCACACG CATTTGCAGAGGCCAACGAGTGTTACG ttaATGTCAGACTTGAAGATACAAAGAATGAATTTCTCACTTTCAGAGGCAATAAACTAAGAGACTCTAAGGATCCTGGTGGACAGCATGTCACCTGTACCACAGCTGTGAGGGGAACATCTGGATTTTCTTCTGGAAAACACTACTGGGAGGTTTCTTTGTGTATTGGAGGAAATCAAACGGCAGAAAATCAAATAGGTCCTAAGCAGTCTTGGTGGGTAGGGGTTACAAATCAGTCTCCTATTCCTGCGGACTGTGACTTCCCTCCGACAGCGGGTAACGGGTTCTGGTTCCTGTCGTCTTCTCCAAATAAACCAGGAACCCTCCAGTTCAGCACCAACCCGGCAGTTTCTGTCCAGGTTCAGTCCAGTCCGAAGACATTGGGTGTGTTCTTAAACTATGACAACGGAGAGCTTTCCTTTTATGACGTAGAAAAGAAGACCCTCATAGGTACTTTAACGGCTCAGTTCACACATGAAGTATTTCCCCTGTTCAATCCTGGTAAAGGTGATAAAGCACCGATGGAGGTAATCCATAGAAAAACAGATGACGAACCCGAACCCACAGCGAATTCAGCACCACAACCCACTGAGTAA